CTCGCGGAGGCGGGCGGCGGCACACTGCTGGCCCTCGGCCTGGCGACACCAGCGGCGGGCGCGGCGGCGGCCGGCGCGATGGCGGGGGCGTCCACCGTCCACACGCCCAACGGCTTCTTCAACACCGAGGGCGGTTTCGAGTACGCGGCGAGCCTGGGCCTGGCGGCGACGGGCCTCGCCATCGCGGGCCCGGGACGTCTCTCCCTCGACCACGCCATCGGGCACGTGTTCGACAAGGGGTGGATGGTGCCGACGGCCCTCGCGGTGACGGCGGCGGCCACGGCGGTGGTCGTGGGTTCACGCAACCGCAGGCTCCAGGAGAAGGAGCGGCAGGAGCAGGCGGAGCAGTTGAACGACCAGGAGGCGTTGTTCGGGGAGCAGTGAGGTGTTGTTGTTCGGGAAATAGGGACGGCACAGGGCGGCTGTAGGGGCACGGGCCGGGCCCGGAGGAGGACGCGCCGCCGGGCCGAAGGACGACGCAGGCGCGACGCAGGCCCAGCCATCTCTCGCTCGCCGTCATCACCTTGGGGTTTCGCAGCCCGCACACAGTCACCTCCCGGCTTCCGCCTAGGATGACCCCCGTGAACGGCCCCGAGCACCACCCCGCACGACCGCCCCGGTGGCGGTGGCGGGCGCTGCTCGTGCTGGCGCTGCTGGCGGGGCTCATGGGCATGCACGCCCTGGCTCCCGGTGCCGCCGTAGCGGACGATCACCCGCACGCCCCACCCGTGGCCACTGTCTCGATGTCCGCGGTCTCCGTGTCC
Above is a window of Streptomyces sp. NBC_00490 DNA encoding:
- a CDS encoding DoxX family membrane protein yields the protein MFRPSLTGAIVTSHTSSYDRRDLGLLLLRLGTGGVLAAHGAQKLFGWFGGHGIEGTGQFMESVGYSPGKASATAAGLAEAGGGTLLALGLATPAAGAAAAGAMAGASTVHTPNGFFNTEGGFEYAASLGLAATGLAIAGPGRLSLDHAIGHVFDKGWMVPTALAVTAAATAVVVGSRNRRLQEKERQEQAEQLNDQEALFGEQ